TAGCAACCTTGGAAGAAGCATCGTGTTTGATGTTGGAATCAGCCTGTGACGCCGCTTCAGCAATTGATCGCCGATGTCCCGCAAACCGGCCGTGTACGCTGGATCGGCGTGCGACCAGAATCCCGTGGGCTAATGATCGAACTCGATGCTGTGGAAGCGCGGCTGGAAGCCGGACTGACTGGCGATCATGCCCGCCCCGGCGTGCGCAACGCGCGGCAGGTGACGCTGATCCAGTGGGAACACCTGTCGGTGATCAGCGCATTGATGGGCCGTGCGCCCGATCAACCGGTCAAGCCTGAAGAGCTGCGGCGCAATCTCGTTATCAGCGGGATCAACCTGTTCAGCCTCAAGGGTCGGCGCTTTCGCATCGGTCAGGCAATTTTCGAAACAACCGGCTGGTGCCAGCCTTGCGCCCGCCTGCAAAACAACCTCGGCCCCGGCACTTTTCAAGCGGTGCGCGGGCATGGCGGAATCACCGCTCGAGTGTTACAAAGCGGGATCATTCGCCTCGATGACGGTGTGTCTGTCGAACCGGTTCCGGACAGCGGCTATGCTGCGTTCAACCCCGGTTGAAAACCGCTGTAGCTTCTGCACATTCAGCAACGTCTACCTGACGAGGCCTTTATGACCAGCCGCCTGAACCCCGAAGACCAAAAGCATGTCGAAGAGTACCTGCAACTGTCCCAACACCGTGTCGAGCGCCGGCCATTCCGGCCGTGGATGCTCCTGGTGCTGGTGCTGGCAGTGACCATTGGTCTCGGCCTGTTGAGCCGATTAATCAGTTACCTGACGCTATGAGCTGCCTGGCGCTCGCGAAGGTAACCGCACCGATTTCCTTTAAAAACCTTGCGAGTTATCCCCATGTCCCATCGTATTGTTATTGTCGGCGGCGGCGCCGGCGGTCTGGAGCTGGCTACCCGTCTGGGTAAGACTCTGGGCAAGCGCGGCACGGCCAGTGTGATGCTGGTCGACGCGAACCTGACGCACATCTGGAAACCACTGTTGCACGAAGTGGCCGCCGGATCGCTGAACTCCTCCGAAGACGAACTCAACTATGTCGCCCAGGCAAAATGGAACCACTTCGAGTTCCAGCTGGGGCGCATGAGCGGGCTCGATCGTGCCGCGAAGAAAATCCAGCTGGCCGCTACCTACGACGAAAACGGCGTAGAGCTGGTGCCAGCGCGTGAAGTGGGCTACGACTCGCTGGTGATCAGCGTCGGCAGCACCACCAACGATTTCGGTACGCAGGGTGCGGCGCAGCACTGCCTGTTCCTCGACACCCGTAAACAGGCCGAGCGCTTCCATCAGCAACTGCTCAACCACTACCTGCGTGCCCACGCCGGGCAAACCGATGTGGTCGAGCAGATCAGTGTAGCGATCGTCGGTGCCGGCGCCACAGGCGTCGAACTGGCGGCAGAGTTGCACAACGCCGCCCATGAGCTGGCGGCTTACGGCCTCGACCGGATCAAACCGGAAAACATGCACATCACCCTGATCGAAGCCGGGCCACGGGTACTTCCAGCCCTGCCGGAGCGCATCGGCGGGCCGGTACACAAGACCCTGGAAAAACTCGGGGTCAATGTCATGACCAATGCGTCGGTCAGCGAAGTGACGGCCGACAGCCTGATCACTGCCGATGGCAACGAAATCAAGGCCAGCCTGAAAGTCTGGGCAGCCGGTATTCGTGCACCGGGTTTCCTCAAGGATATC
The sequence above is drawn from the Pseudomonas sp. FP2196 genome and encodes:
- a CDS encoding DUF3094 family protein — protein: MTSRLNPEDQKHVEEYLQLSQHRVERRPFRPWMLLVLVLAVTIGLGLLSRLISYLTL
- a CDS encoding MOSC domain-containing protein is translated as MTPLQQLIADVPQTGRVRWIGVRPESRGLMIELDAVEARLEAGLTGDHARPGVRNARQVTLIQWEHLSVISALMGRAPDQPVKPEELRRNLVISGINLFSLKGRRFRIGQAIFETTGWCQPCARLQNNLGPGTFQAVRGHGGITARVLQSGIIRLDDGVSVEPVPDSGYAAFNPG
- a CDS encoding NAD(P)/FAD-dependent oxidoreductase; this translates as MSHRIVIVGGGAGGLELATRLGKTLGKRGTASVMLVDANLTHIWKPLLHEVAAGSLNSSEDELNYVAQAKWNHFEFQLGRMSGLDRAAKKIQLAATYDENGVELVPAREVGYDSLVISVGSTTNDFGTQGAAQHCLFLDTRKQAERFHQQLLNHYLRAHAGQTDVVEQISVAIVGAGATGVELAAELHNAAHELAAYGLDRIKPENMHITLIEAGPRVLPALPERIGGPVHKTLEKLGVNVMTNASVSEVTADSLITADGNEIKASLKVWAAGIRAPGFLKDIDGLETNRINQLQVLPTLQTTRDENIFAFGDCAACPQPGTDRNVPPRAQAAHQQASLLAKSLKLRIEGKTLPEYKYTDYGSLISLSRFSAVGNLMGNLTGSVMLEGWLARMFYVSLYRMHQMALYGPFRTAMLMLGSKIGRGTEPRLKLH